A stretch of Gossypium hirsutum isolate 1008001.06 chromosome A06, Gossypium_hirsutum_v2.1, whole genome shotgun sequence DNA encodes these proteins:
- the LOC107962561 gene encoding uncharacterized protein isoform X5 — protein sequence MAQDQCILSITTRKRNSKDAPNLFIINNLANYSLVPGPSNQGSFQMFTFVPQPIRRRSPSSNSSLTQQILLQERMKREVAFLQ from the exons ATGGCGCAAGACCAATGTATCCTGAGCATTACAACCCGTAAGAGGAATAGTAAGGATGCGCCTAACCTGTTCATCATCAACAATCTTGCAAATTACAGCCTTGTTCCAG GACCAAGCAACCAGGGGTCATTCCAGATGTTCACCTTCGTACCACAGCCAATTCGCCGCAGAAGTCCATCATCAAACAGCTCCCTCACACAGCAGATACTTCTCCAG GAGAGGATGAAGAGGGAAGTGGCGTTTCTTCAGTGA
- the LOC107962561 gene encoding uncharacterized protein isoform X4, whose amino-acid sequence MRLTCSSSTILQITALFQDQATRGHSRCSPSYHSQFAAEVHHQTAPSHSRYFSRIVLLHSCQYWLSSFVSVVGLNRRGEDEEGSGVSSVI is encoded by the exons ATGCGCCTAACCTGTTCATCATCAACAATCTTGCAAATTACAGCCTTGTTCCAG GACCAAGCAACCAGGGGTCATTCCAGATGTTCACCTTCGTACCACAGCCAATTCGCCGCAGAAGTCCATCATCAAACAGCTCCCTCACACAGCAGATACTTCTCCAG GATTGTTCTCTTACATTCTTGTCAATACTGGTTGAGTTCCTTTGTTTCGGTTGTGGGCTTAAATCGTAGAG GAGAGGATGAAGAGGGAAGTGGCGTTTCTTCAGTGATTTAA
- the LOC107962561 gene encoding uncharacterized protein isoform X3 — protein MAQDQCILSITTRKRNSKDAPNLFIINNLANYSLVPGPSNQGSFQMFTFVPQPIRRRSPSSNSSLTQQILLQDCSLTFLSILVEFLCFGCGLKS, from the exons ATGGCGCAAGACCAATGTATCCTGAGCATTACAACCCGTAAGAGGAATAGTAAGGATGCGCCTAACCTGTTCATCATCAACAATCTTGCAAATTACAGCCTTGTTCCAG GACCAAGCAACCAGGGGTCATTCCAGATGTTCACCTTCGTACCACAGCCAATTCGCCGCAGAAGTCCATCATCAAACAGCTCCCTCACACAGCAGATACTTCTCCAG GATTGTTCTCTTACATTCTTGTCAATACTGGTTGAGTTCCTTTGTTTCGGTTGTGGGCTTAAATCGTAG
- the LOC107962561 gene encoding uncharacterized protein isoform X1: MAQDQCILSITTRKRNSKDAPNLFIINNLANYSLVPGPSNQGSFQMFTFVPQPIRRRSPSSNSSLTQQILLQVKEGIVLLHSCQYWLSSFVSVVGLNRRGKIPSSVSMVFCGIDASNWKFWNYGNVVQNLYFCIILLICYVFRRG; the protein is encoded by the exons ATGGCGCAAGACCAATGTATCCTGAGCATTACAACCCGTAAGAGGAATAGTAAGGATGCGCCTAACCTGTTCATCATCAACAATCTTGCAAATTACAGCCTTGTTCCAG GACCAAGCAACCAGGGGTCATTCCAGATGTTCACCTTCGTACCACAGCCAATTCGCCGCAGAAGTCCATCATCAAACAGCTCCCTCACACAGCAGATACTTCTCCAGGTAAAAGAAGG GATTGTTCTCTTACATTCTTGTCAATACTGGTTGAGTTCCTTTGTTTCGGTTGTGGGCTTAAATCGTAGAGGTAAGATTCCATCATCTGTTTCTATGGTCTTTTGTGGAATTGATGCGAGTAATTGGAAATTTTGGAATTATGGTAATGTAGTGCAAAATTTGTATTTTTGCATAATCTTATTAATTTGTTACGTTTTTAGGAGAGGATGA
- the LOC107962561 gene encoding uncharacterized protein isoform X2, with product MAQDQCILSITTRKRNSKDAPNLFIINNLANYSLVPGPSNQGSFQMFTFVPQPIRRRSPSSNSSLTQQILLQVKEGIVLLHSCQYWLSSFVSVVGLNRRGEDEEGSGVSSVI from the exons ATGGCGCAAGACCAATGTATCCTGAGCATTACAACCCGTAAGAGGAATAGTAAGGATGCGCCTAACCTGTTCATCATCAACAATCTTGCAAATTACAGCCTTGTTCCAG GACCAAGCAACCAGGGGTCATTCCAGATGTTCACCTTCGTACCACAGCCAATTCGCCGCAGAAGTCCATCATCAAACAGCTCCCTCACACAGCAGATACTTCTCCAGGTAAAAGAAGG GATTGTTCTCTTACATTCTTGTCAATACTGGTTGAGTTCCTTTGTTTCGGTTGTGGGCTTAAATCGTAGAG GAGAGGATGAAGAGGGAAGTGGCGTTTCTTCAGTGATTTAA